TGCGCGGAGAAGCCGACAGCCCGCGGCAGATGCGGTTGGTGTGAGGCGGTGGACCTCCGCGTGCGCGGAGAAGCCGAAAAAGAGAAAGAAATAGCATTACTGTCTGTGGGTGGACCTCCGCGTGCGCGGAGAAGCCGATATCGCAGAGCAGCCCCGCTACCCGTTTGAGGGTGGACCTCCGCGTGCGCGGAGAAGCCCAGATTAAGCAGATGCAGGCGCAACTTGAAGAAGGTGGACCTCCGCGTGCGCGGAGAAGCCAGCACTGTGCGGCCGTCCGAGTGCTGTCTCACAGGTGGACCTCCGCGTGCGCGGAGAAGCCCTCTTTCGAGAGACCAAGCTGCCCGTGGTAGACGGTGGACCTCCGCGTGCGCGGAGAAGCCCACGGTGCATCGTTCTGCTGCCCCGGGGTAGAGGGTGGACCTCCGCGTGCGCGGAGAAGCCAGCGAGGGAGCACGGATCATCTCCACCGTCGAGGGTGGACCTCCGCGTGCGCGGAGAAGCCTCTGAGCCAGCTTGTGCCAGTCGAACGAATTCCTAAGGGATTCCTGTGCTCGCGACGTGTGCCATTGGGCCGTGGGGCGCCCTCTAGAATGGCACAGGGTCTACGCGAATTGTCAAGGAACGCAGTTCGTCCTCGGGAATCTGCCTGCGTGCGAGAACGATTGAAGGGGTCTCAACCAAGGTTGTCGTCGCCTCACCGAGGCAGCGAATCTGCTGGCCGCCCGGAGAGCTTGCGTCTGGCCAGGTCATGACCGCGCTGTCGCCACGCGTACCCACCCCCCATTTCTGCAGTACAGCCCAGACACGGTCTCGCACAGCCGCGCTCATGGGGTACGATGTGTACACACCGGAGGCTAGTTCAAGCATCGTGGACGCCAGGAAGCCTCGGACGCGCAACTCGACGTTGCGGGTTACAA
The nucleotide sequence above comes from Pseudomonadota bacterium. Encoded proteins:
- the cas2e gene encoding type I-E CRISPR-associated endoribonuclease Cas2e, with product MLELASGVYTSYPMSAAVRDRVWAVLQKWGVGTRGDSAVMTWPDASSPGGQQIRCLGEATTTLVETPSIVLARRQIPEDELRSLTIRVDPVPF